The Microbacterium phyllosphaerae region CCGATCACCGACGTGCGCGCCGCGTTCGACGGCATGCCCGGGTTCGCCAAGGGGCATGAGGGGCCGGATGCTCCGCTCGAGGCACGCGCCCTGGGCGTGCTCGTCGATGGCGTGCGCGTGTGGAGCCTGTACGTGCCGAACGGCCGCTCGCTCGACGACCCGCACTACACGTACAAGCTGCACTGGCTCGAACAGCTGAAGAAGTCCACGGCCGCCGAGCTCGCGGCGAACCCCGATCTGCCTCTCGCGCTGGTCGGCGACTTCAACATCATCCCGTTCGACAAGGACAACGGAGACCCCGACATCGTCGAGGGCGTCTCCACCCACGTGTCTCCCGAAGAGCGTCAGGCCTTCTTCGCGTTCACCGATGCGGGCGTCACCGACGTGGTGCGACCGCTGATCCCCGAGGGCTTCACGTACTGGGACTACCAGCGCCTGAAGTTCCCCCGCAACGAGGGCGTGCGCATCGACTTCGTCCTCGGGTCGAAGACGCTCGCGGATGCGGTCACCGGCGCCTCCATCCACCGCGACGAGCGCAAGGGCGAGCAGCCCAGCGACCACGTGCCGGTGGTCGTCGAGTTCGACCTCGGCGGCGGCGCCGAGGACGACGACGACCTGCCGATGATCTTCTCCTGAGCCGGTGCCTCTCCGGCTGATCGCCACCGATCTCGACGGGACCCTGCTCGACTCCACGTCCACGGTCACCCGACGCACGAGGGCCGCACTCGATCAGGCGCGTGCCCGCGGCATCCACGTGGTACCCGTGACGGCTCGCCAGCCGATCGGACTGCGTGCGATCGCGAGCGGTGCCGGGTTCGACGGCTGGGCGCTGTGCAGCAACGGCGCCTACGCCACGAACCTCACCGATGGGCGGTTGCTGTTCGCCGAAGAACTTCCGCCCGAGACGATCCGCACACTCGCCGACGCGCTCCGAGCGAGTGTGCCGGGGCTCCTCTTCGCGAGTGTGCGCGAGGGCGGCGAGACGTTCGTCGCCCAGCACGGCTACGCCGAGATCGCCGACCTCGCGGACCACAAGCGCGATCCGCGCACGATGGGCGGCGTCGGCCTCGATCAGGTGCTCGGCGCGCCCAGTCTGAAGCTCGTGATCCGGCATCCCGAGATCGCACCCACGGCGCTGTTCGAGGCGCTGTGCGATCTCGGCCTGACCGGTTTCGAAGCCACCCTGTCGGGCGCCCCGTTCGTGGAGGTCATGGCCGAGGGCGTCACCAAGGCCACGGGGCTCGCGCGCCTCTGCGAGCACCTCGAGATCGAGCGCCGCGATGTGATCGCCTTCGGAGACGCGCTCAACGACGTCGAGATGCTCCGCTGGGCAGGTCACGGCGTCGCGATGGCCGACGCGAGCGATGTCGTGCAGGACGCGGCAGACGAGACCACGTCCTCGAACGATGATGACGGAGTCGCGAGGGTCATCGAGCGACTGCTCGGCTGACCGCCGTGAACGCCGAGAGCCCGGTCGCTCCGAAGGGAACGGCCGGGCTCTCGTGTCGTGCCGGGGTCAGCTGTGCGCGCGTCGGCGCCGCACGAGGCCGAGCCCCGTGAGCAGCATCGCCGCCGCCATCATCACGGCGAACGACGGCAGTTCGGCGCCGGTGGTCGCGAGAGCATCCTCACCGCTGGCGACCGCACCCCCCGAGGATGCCCTCACGGTGAGGGCGACGCTGGCGATGACTGCTCCCGACGCATCGAGCGCGACGAGCGTGTGCGCACCCGCGGGGGTGCCTGCGGGAACCCGCAGCGAACCCGTGAGCGCACCGCTCTCATCGGCGGTGAGGGACCCGAGGGCCACCGGGTCGGAGTGCAGCTCGAATGCGACCTTCTGGCCCGGCGCGAAACCGGTGCCGGAGACCGTGATCTCCTTGCCCGCTCGGATCGATGCGGCGGAGAGCGTCAGCGCCGGCTTCGGCTCGGGCGCGGTGCCCGCGATGAGCGTGAAGTCGATGCCGGTGAGCGTGGCGCGTCCGACAGCGACGACAGGCGTCGCCTCGGCGGCCGTCGCGACACCGTCGAAGTACTGCGGGGCCGCGGTCGTGGCGCTGCCGGGGAAGGTCGCGGAGGCCTTCAGGACGTAGGTCCCCTCGGGGACGACGAGCTTGTAGGCTCCGGTGTTCGGGTTGGCCTCGGCCGAGCGGACGAGCTCTCCGTCGGACCAGGCCTCGACCACGACCTTCCGGTCTTCGTCGGAGTCGAGTGCCACCGTGCCGGTGATCGTCGAGACCACCTCGAGTGCAGCCGAGATGCCCTCGACCTCCTCATTCGCGCCGACGGTGACGAAGGTCGCGTCCTCCCACTCTCGCGCACCCTCCCAGTACTCCTCCATCACGCCCGTCTCGTACGCGTGGAAGAGCACCCGGTAGGTGCCCGGCGTGACGGCGATGCGATAGTTGCCCTCGCTGTCGGTGTCGATGTACGGGTCCTCGACCGCATTGTTCACGTCGTACAGGATGACGGCCGCGCTGACGGGTGAGCCGTCGGCGCTCTTCGTGACCGTGCCGCTGATGTACCCGACGCCGCCGAGCTGCGCATCCACGTTCCCGACGGACTCCTTCTCGGTGACGGTGACGAGAGTCGCACCGTTCCAGCTGTACGAGTCCTTCCAGTACTCGGAGACCAGCGCGGGGTCGGGCGAGCCGAAGCGCACCCGGTACGAACCCGCGGGAAGGCCTCCGAGGCTGTACTCGCCGGTGGCGTCGGTCTCGGTCGCGCCGATGATCTCGTTGTTCGCGTCGAGCGCCGAGACGTTGACGCCTTCGATCGGAGCTCCGTCATCGGCTCGGGTCACGACACCCTCGATCGCGCTGCCTTCCGTCAACGACGCGTCGATGCCGACCACGGCGGTGCCGTCGGTGACGATGCGCGTCGCGGATTCGTAGTCCGTGGTGTCCTCCCAGTACTCGCGCTTCAGGTCGGTGCCGTCGGCGAAGAAGGAGATCACGTACGAGTCATCCGCGAGACCGGGAAGTGTGTACGCGCCCGTCTGGTCGGTGGTCGTCGACGCCCAGCCGCCACCCCATCCCTGCGCCGTCACGGTGACGCCGGCGACGGGAGTCGCGTCATCCTCGCGCGTGACCGTTCCGCTGATCGAGCCGGTGGGTGCGGGTGCCAGAGCGGCATCGATTCCAGACACCGCTGCGCCGTCGACGACCGCGATGCGCTCCGCTCGCCACTGATCCCTCGTGTCGTTCCAGTACTCGGCGGTGAAGCTGGCGTCCGCGGTGGAGAAGCGCACGACGTAATCGCCGTCGACGAGGCCGTCGAGGGAGTAGCCGCCGGTCTCGTCCGTCACGGCATCCGCGGATCCGAGCCCGTCGTCGGTCTCGGCATGGACCGAGACGCCCTCGAGTGCCGTGCCGTCCACTGTCGAGGTCACCACTCCCGTGATCGACCCCGTACCCGCGACCGGCTCGTCCTCTGCCATCGCCGTCGTGGCGCCGCCGAGCGCGAGCGCGACGGCCACCGCCCCGCTCAACGCAGCCCGAATGAATGCGCGACGTCGCGCCATGTCCCCACCCTCCGAAGGAGGTCGCGCTCGCGATGTCCTCACGGTGCCGCTCGACCTCGGTCCAATGCCGATATGTATGCGGCAGCGTTCCCTCCGAATCTAGGCGATCAGCACACAGGAGGGGAATAGTCGATTCGAAGGATCAATCCTCGAACGTGCCGACCTCGGGCGTGCGGTCCGTGCGGCCGTAGCGCAGCAGCATCACGCCGCCCTCGTCAGCGACCGGCTGCTCGAGAAGGGTGAGGATCGACGGCAGTGCCCCGTCGTCGAACACCTTCTTGCCCGTGCCGAGCAGGATCGGGTACACCCACAGGTTGAGCTCGTCGAAGAGCCCTTCGGCGAGCAGCGAGTGCACGAAGTCCACGCTGCCGATCACGTGCACCTCGCGGTGCTGTGCGCGCAGCTCGGACATCTCGGCGGCGAGGTCCTCGCCCACCCGGTGGCTGTTCTCCCACTCGAGCGGCAGATCGGGGTTCCGAGACGCCACGTACTTCGGGACGCGGTTGAAGAGTCGGCCGATCTCGCCGGACGGCCCTTCGGTATGGTGCGGCCAGTAGCCGGCGAAGATGTCATACGTCCGGCGGCCGAGCAGCAGCGCGTCGAGCCCCTGCATCCCCTGTGAGACGGTCTCGCCCATGCCCGACGACGGGTATCCGGCCTGCCAGCCGCTGAAGAGGAATCCGCCCGACGTGTCCTCGTCGGTGCCGCCGGGCCCCTGGGCGACGCCGTCGAGGGTGGTGAAGAGGTCGATCAGGATGCGTCCGGCCATCGAAGTGCTCCTCTGCACGAGACTGCGGCGATCCTCACAGTATGCGCCCGCGCGTCCCCGCCCGGGGATCTACTCTTCTCGACCCCAGCGGCCGAGTGCATCGATCGCGTCGCGCAACGCGATGCCCCGGTCGGTCAGCGCGTAGGCACGCGTGTTGTGCCGAAGGGGCAACCGGGTCAGCACCCCTGCCGCCTCGAGTTCCCTCAGGCGGGTCGCGAGCATGTTCGTCGGCACCCCGAGATCGCGCTGCAGATCGCCGTACCTCTGCGGCCCGTCGAGGAGCCGTTCCACGATGAGGAGAGCCCACCGGGCCCCGACGACATCGAGGGTTGCGGCGAGGTCGCTCACGCCTGCGGGTCGGATTCCGGCTTCATCCAGAACGGCGAATAGTGGTAGCCGTCGGGGTCGTCGAACTGCCGCTGGTACATGAACGGGTAGTCGTCCGTGTCGCCGACGTGCCCACCGGCGGCAGCGGCGCGCTCGACGAGAGCATCGACCGCCTCCCGGCTGTCGAGGTCGAACGAGACCGTCACCTTGGAGGGGGTGTCGGGTCCGCCGATCAGCTCCTCGGTGCCGCCGACGCTCGCGTACATCTCGCGACTGCCGAGCATGACGTACTGCTCGGGCGCGATCGCGAAGCACGACACGTTGTGATCGGACATCTCGGCGTTGAGGGTCCAGCCGAGGGCGGTGTAGAACGCTGTGGCCCGGTCGACGCTCTCGACGGGGCAGGTGATGAAGAGGCTCATGTGCTGATACTTGCAAAATGCAAGTGGCTCGTCAAGGGCATCTCGATGGTCATCTCATCCGTGCGGCTTCGTCCGCGGCATCAGGGCCCGAGCGACGCCGGAGCCCCACCAGTGCGAGCGCGCCCGCCCCTGCCGTGAGGGCCGCGACGACCCCGAGACCCACCCCCGGCACGGATGCCGTCGCCACGGCGCCCGCGACGAGCGGGCCACCGGCGTCCCCCAGCTCGCGACCGAGCTCGGCGCTGCCCATCGTGCGTCCCATACGCTGAGGAGGCGTCGACGATGCGAGGTACGAGAACGCGATCGGTGTCGCGACGCCGACCCCGACGCCGACGAGCAGCGCGGTGGAGACGAGCGCGACCGGTACCTGTGTCACCGCGGCGAGCGCGATGCCCGCGGCGATCAGCGCGAGTCCTCCGGCCGTGCCCAGCCGCACCGAGATGCGTCCACGATCGTGAACAGCGCCGACGAAGGGCTGCGTGACGCTCGAAGCGAGCGCGAGCACGGTCACGATCGCCATGCTCCACACCGTGTCGAGTCCGGCCTGTCGACCGAGCAGCGGCAGGAAGCCGACGGCCACCGCCAGCGCCCCGGTGGTCGCGGCCAGCACGAGCGTCGGGACGACGAAGCCGGGTGCGGTCAGTTCACGGCCGAGGTCCACGAGGGTGACGCGCGTGCGCGGCAGCACCGGGACGGCGGGCACAGCCACCGCCACCCAGACGGCCGCCCCGAGTCCGAGCACCGCGAGCGCCCAGAACAGCGCAGGCATTCCACCCCACACGACGAGCACGGCACCCAGGAGCGGACCGAGCGCGTAGCCGAGGCTCTTCCACGATCCGTACCGCCCGAAGTACTTCCCTCGCGTGGCATCGTCGGTGAGCCGGGCGACCGCGGCCGACGACGAGGGGGAGAACGCGGATGCGGCGGCACCCTGACCGAAACGACCGATGACGAGTCCGAGCATCCCCGGCACGACGGCTCCGACGACCGAGAACGCCGAGAACGCGAGAAGCCCTCCGACGATCACCGGGCGCACGCCGACCCGGTCGCTCAGCGCGCCGAAGAACGGCTTGAGCAGCACCTCGGCGAGGTCGTACAGAGCGAGTGTCAGACCGAACGCGAGCAGCGTCCAGCCGATGTCCTCGGTCTCGGCGCCGAGGGCCGCAGCGATGCCGTGCGCGCCGAAGGCCGTGATGAAGCCGGCGAGGTACAGCGGCGCGAGCCGGGGCGTCGCGAGCGGCGGAGTCGAGGTCACGGTCGATTGTCCCAGCTGCAGGTCGGACGACGTGATCCCCCGCACGGGGGATGCCGCCGCATCCGCCTTCGATCTACGGTGGGGGGATGCCCGCCGCGCCGTTCCTCCGCACGCCCAGTGTCCGCGAGCAACGCAGCGACCTCGTGCTCGCTGCGGTCATGTTCGTGGGCGCGGTGCTGAGCGCCGCTCTGTCGACGGTCGCCGAGATCTACGGCGACACCCGCGCCGAGCCGTGGACGGCGCTCGTGTACGCGCTCGCCGTCACCGCGCCGCTCGCGGTGCGGCGTCGCTGGCCGGGCCCCGTGGCCGTGGCGATCTGCGCCGCCTACTTCCTCGCGATCTCGTTCCAGGTGCCCGAGATCTACGTCGGCAACATCGCCATGTTCGTCTCGCTGTACACGGTGGGCGCGTGGATGAACAACCGCCGAGCCGCGATGATCGTGCGCGTCTCGATCATCGTCGGCATGTTCATCTGGCTCATCATCACGATGTATCGCCAGGCGATCGAGGAGGCCGACAAGGCCGAGGTCGCCGCCGGTCTGCTCTCGCCCTATCTGGCCTTCATGCTCATCCAGCTGCTGCTGAACGTGCTCTACTTCGGCGGCGCCTACTACTTCGGCGAGCGCTCATGGCATGCGGCGCAGGAGCGCCAGGTGCTCGAAGAGCGAACAGCCGAGCTCGAGCGTGAGCGCGAGGTCACAGCGGCGCAGGCCGTCGCCCTCGACCGCGTGCGCATCGCGCGCGAGCTGCACGACGTGGTCGCGCACCACGTCTCGGTGATGGGTGTGCAGGCAGGCGCCGCTCGGCTGGTGATCGATCACGACCCGGAGAAGTCGAAGAGCATCCTGACCGGGATCGAGGGATCGGCCCGCGATGCCATCCACGAGCTGCGGCAGCTGCTCGAGACCCTGCGCTCGCCCGGCAGCGAGACGCCGGATGCCGCGTCGACCGTGGCCCTCGACGACATCCGCGCGCTGGTCGAGGCCTCGGTCGAGGCGGGACTGCCGACCGTGTACACGGTCATCGGGGAGCCCGCGGCCGTCCCCTCCGTCGTCGCCGTGAACCTGTACCGGATCACGCAGGAGTCCCTCACGAACGCCCGCCGTCACGCGGGACTCGGAGCCACGGCGGACGTGCGGGTCCGTTACGACGACGAGGGCGTCGAGGTCGAGATCGTCAACACGGGCCGCACGGTGACGGCGCTGCGTCCGGGTCTGGGTCAGCTCGGCATGCGCGAGCGGGCGGCCGCGTCGGGCGGCACCCTCGAGGTGACCCCTCGCCCCTCGGGAGGGCTGCGCGTGCGGGCCCGCGTGCCTCTGCCCGGCACAGCGCCTCTCACCGACACAGGGCCTCTCACCGGCACAGCGCCGCTGACCGCCACGACCGAGACGAGCACCGCCTCATGACCACGCCCACTCCCCCGATCCGGGTGCTCCTCGTCGACGATCACGTGATGCTGCGTGCCGGTTTCCGCACGATCCTCGACACCCAGCCCGACATCACCGTCGTGGGTGAGGCGGCGACCGGCGCCGAAGCGGTGGCCCAGGCATCCGCTCTCCACCCCGACGTGATCACGATGGATGTGCAGATGCCCGACATGGACGGCATCGAGGCGACCCGGCGGATCGTCGCCGATCCCGCGATCTCCGCCGCCATCGCGATCGTGACGACCTTCGACCGGGACGACTACCTCTATCAGGCGCTCGATGCCGGAGCGAGCGGCTTCCTGCTCAAGAACGCCGGCGCCGAAGACCTCATCGCCGCGGTCCGCGCGCTCGCGGCCGGCGACGGGATGCTCGCACCCGAGGTCACGCGTCGGGTGCTCGCCCGGTTCGCCCACACGTCGGAGCCGACGGCAGCTCCGGCATCCGCCCCCGCCGTCAGCGTCCCCGCGCCTGCGCTGCTCGCCGACCCGCTCACCGAGCGCGAGGCCGAGGTTCTCGCCCTGCTCGCGGATGCCCGCAGCAACGCCGAGATCGCGAGCGCCCTGTTCATCGGCGAGGCGACCGTGAAGACCCACGTCTCGCGGATCCTGCAGAAGCTCGGCGCCCGCGACCGCGTGCAGGCCGTCGTGCTCGCCCACCGTATGGGACTCGCGTAACCCCGGCCCCGATACGCTCGGAGGATGCCGACAGCCGCACCGCTCTCCCGACCGATCCTGGCCGGGGTCGTCACCGCGCTGGTCGGATTCACGAGCTCGTTCGCCGTCGTGCTCACCGGCCTCAGCGCCGTGGGGGCGACACCGGCGCAGGCGGCCAGCGGACTGCTCGCGGTCAGCCTCACCATGGGACTCGCGTGCATCGTGCTCGCCTGGCGGTATCGGATGCCGATCACGGTCGCGTGGTCGACGCCCGGGGCCGCACTGCTCGCCGCGACCGGCGTCGTCGACGGCGGCTGGTCGGCGGCCGTCGGGGCGTTCCTCGTGACGGCGGCATTGATCCTGCTCACGGCGCTCTGGCCGGCGCTCGGCGCGCTGATCGCCCGCATCCCTCCGTCCATCGCGCAGGCGATGCTCGCAGGCGTCCTGCTGCCGCTGTGCCTCGCGCCGATCACCGGTCTCGTCGCCAACCCCTGGGGCGTGGTGCCCGTCGTGCTCACCTGGCTGGTCTTCGCGCGTCTCGCACCGCGCTGGGCCGTTCCGCTCGCATTCCTCGCCGCTGCTGTCGTCGTCACCGTCTCGCTCGTCCAGGAGGGCGCTCCGGTCGACCCCGGGCTGCTCATACCGGGGTTCGCCTTCACGGCCCCCACGTTCACCGTCGGTGCGATGATCGGTGTCGCCCTGCCCCTGTTCATCGTCACCATGGCGTCGCAGAACGTGCCCGGCATCGCGATCATGCGCAGCTTCGGCTACGAGGTCCCCTGGCGTCCGGCGATGCTCGTCACCGGCGTCGGCACCGCGCTCGGCGCCACAGCAGGCGGCCACGCGATCAACCTCGCAGCCATCAGCGCCGCGCTCGCCGCCTCCCCCGACGCCGACCCCGACCCGAAGCGGCGCTGGATCGCCGGCGTCTCGACCGGCGCGTCCTACCTCGTGCTCGGTGGATTCTCCGCCGCGTTCGCCGCGCTCGTGCTGCTCGCACCGGAGGCCGTCATCCCCGCGGTGGCCGGCCTCGCGCTGTTCGCGGCGTTCGGGTCGGCCGTGCAGCAGGCGATCGACGATCCCGGCGAGCGCATCCCCGCCGTCGTGACGTTCCTGGTGGCGGCATCCGGCATCTCGCTGCTGGGGGTCAGCGCCGCGTTCTGGGCACTCGTCGCCGGACTCGTCGTTCGCACGGCCCTGCACGCCGGGCGCCGCTGAAGCCCCGATCCATCGCCTCGGCTAGCGTGGGGGCGTGACCGTTCCCGCACCAGCGCCCGTCCCGTCGCCCGGCCCTCCCGCCGGTCATTTCGACGCCCGCCCGCTGCTCGAGCCGGTGAATCCCGCCGAGGTCGATGCGTTCGCGCGCGCCCAGCGCACCGCCCACCCCAGCTCTGCCGGTCAGATCATCGCGTGGGTGTTCGCCGGCTTCGCGCTGCTGTGCGTGGTGCCCGTCATCGCGATCATGATCATGGGCCTGGGCTATGCGATCGGTCGGGGAACGGGAGTCGCGGTCGGCGGGGTCCTCGGCCTGCTGCTGCTCGCCGGACTGGTCGTGGGAATCGTGATGCTCGTGCGCCGCGGCATCCACACCCGCAATCTGACGCGGTTCCGTCTCGCCCGCTTCGCGCAGGCGAATGCGATGAGCTACTTCGCTCGCATCGACGACCCACCGCTGCCGGGCATGATCTTCTCGAGCGGATCGGCCCGGATGTCGACCGACGTGCTCCGGGGCGTCGATCCCCGATTCGTCGAGTTCGGCAACTACCAGTACACGACGAGCAACGGCAAGCAGTCGCAGACGCATCGGTGGGGGTACGTCGCCGTCAAGCTCGACGTGCCACTGCCGAACATCGTGCTCGACGCCCTCGGCAACAACACCCTCGGCAGCACGATCGCCGGCGCCTTCAGCGGCGACCAGCGGCTCTCGCTCGAGGGCGACTTCGACCGCTACTTCTCGCTGTACTGCCCCGCGGGTTACGAGGTCGACGCCCTCTACCTCTTCACGCCCGACGTCATGGCGCGCTTCATCGATCACGCCGCGCAGCTCGACGTGGAGATCGTCGACGACTGGCTGTTCCTCTACGCCCGTCGCGAGATCTCGACGCTCGACCCGGCGACCTGGGCCTGGCTGTTCGGCGCGGTCGGCGCTCTGCTGACCAAGCTCGACCAGTGGGCCCGATGGCGCGACGATCGACTGCGGCTGTCCACCCCGCATCCCGGATTCGCGGGAGTCGCCGCGCAGGCGGGGCTTCCGTCTCCGGCCGCCTCGCCCGGCATCCCCGGAGCCCCCGCGCTGCCGTTCGCGGCTCCACAGGGCCTGCTGACCCCGCCACCGGGCGTCGCCCCGCCGGGCCAGCGACTCAAGCGCCGGAGCCCCTGGCTGATCGTCGGCATCATCGTCGGCGTCATGTTCGTGGTGACCATGGCGCCCTTCGCGATCGGCATCTTCTCGTTCCTGTTCCTGGGCTGACCCCCGCACAGGTCACTCCCCCGCAGGGTGGACGGTCTCTCCACCGCGCTCACCCGCACAGATCCGCCACAGGGGGGATGCCGCGACGCCATGCCCCGCCATAGCGTGAGGGCATGACCACAGGAAAGCTCGTACTGACCGGGATCACCAAGAGCTACGGCTCTCGGCGCGTGCTCGACGACGTCTCGTTCGAGGTGGCCCCCGGGCGCCTCACCGGGTTCGTCGGCGGCAACGGCGCCGGCAAGACCACGACCATGCGCATCGTCCTCGGACTCCTCAGCTCCGACGGCGGAACCGTCGAACTCGACGGCAAGACCCTCACCTCCGCCGACCGGCGGCTCTTCGGGTACATGCCGGAGGAGCGGGGCCTGTACCCCAAGATGAAGGTGCTCGAGCAGATCGTGTACCTCGCCCGTCTGCACGGCTTCAGCAAGACGGATGCCGCCACCCGCGCGACCGCGCTGCTCACCGAGCTCGGACTCGGGGAGCGCCTCGGCGACA contains the following coding sequences:
- a CDS encoding benzoate/H(+) symporter BenE family transporter, with the translated sequence MPTAAPLSRPILAGVVTALVGFTSSFAVVLTGLSAVGATPAQAASGLLAVSLTMGLACIVLAWRYRMPITVAWSTPGAALLAATGVVDGGWSAAVGAFLVTAALILLTALWPALGALIARIPPSIAQAMLAGVLLPLCLAPITGLVANPWGVVPVVLTWLVFARLAPRWAVPLAFLAAAVVVTVSLVQEGAPVDPGLLIPGFAFTAPTFTVGAMIGVALPLFIVTMASQNVPGIAIMRSFGYEVPWRPAMLVTGVGTALGATAGGHAINLAAISAALAASPDADPDPKRRWIAGVSTGASYLVLGGFSAAFAALVLLAPEAVIPAVAGLALFAAFGSAVQQAIDDPGERIPAVVTFLVAASGISLLGVSAAFWALVAGLVVRTALHAGRR
- a CDS encoding response regulator, translated to MTTPTPPIRVLLVDDHVMLRAGFRTILDTQPDITVVGEAATGAEAVAQASALHPDVITMDVQMPDMDGIEATRRIVADPAISAAIAIVTTFDRDDYLYQALDAGASGFLLKNAGAEDLIAAVRALAAGDGMLAPEVTRRVLARFAHTSEPTAAPASAPAVSVPAPALLADPLTEREAEVLALLADARSNAEIASALFIGEATVKTHVSRILQKLGARDRVQAVVLAHRMGLA
- a CDS encoding dihydrofolate reductase family protein, translated to MAGRILIDLFTTLDGVAQGPGGTDEDTSGGFLFSGWQAGYPSSGMGETVSQGMQGLDALLLGRRTYDIFAGYWPHHTEGPSGEIGRLFNRVPKYVASRNPDLPLEWENSHRVGEDLAAEMSELRAQHREVHVIGSVDFVHSLLAEGLFDELNLWVYPILLGTGKKVFDDGALPSILTLLEQPVADEGGVMLLRYGRTDRTPEVGTFED
- a CDS encoding exodeoxyribonuclease III; this translates as MRLATWNVNSIRTRVTRTVEFAVREDIDVLAMQEIKCKPEQFPYGPFEEAGYHVEVHGLNQWNGVAIASRLPITDVRAAFDGMPGFAKGHEGPDAPLEARALGVLVDGVRVWSLYVPNGRSLDDPHYTYKLHWLEQLKKSTAAELAANPDLPLALVGDFNIIPFDKDNGDPDIVEGVSTHVSPEERQAFFAFTDAGVTDVVRPLIPEGFTYWDYQRLKFPRNEGVRIDFVLGSKTLADAVTGASIHRDERKGEQPSDHVPVVVEFDLGGGAEDDDDLPMIFS
- a CDS encoding sensor histidine kinase codes for the protein MPAAPFLRTPSVREQRSDLVLAAVMFVGAVLSAALSTVAEIYGDTRAEPWTALVYALAVTAPLAVRRRWPGPVAVAICAAYFLAISFQVPEIYVGNIAMFVSLYTVGAWMNNRRAAMIVRVSIIVGMFIWLIITMYRQAIEEADKAEVAAGLLSPYLAFMLIQLLLNVLYFGGAYYFGERSWHAAQERQVLEERTAELEREREVTAAQAVALDRVRIARELHDVVAHHVSVMGVQAGAARLVIDHDPEKSKSILTGIEGSARDAIHELRQLLETLRSPGSETPDAASTVALDDIRALVEASVEAGLPTVYTVIGEPAAVPSVVAVNLYRITQESLTNARRHAGLGATADVRVRYDDEGVEVEIVNTGRTVTALRPGLGQLGMRERAAASGGTLEVTPRPSGGLRVRARVPLPGTAPLTDTGPLTGTAPLTATTETSTAS
- a CDS encoding winged helix-turn-helix transcriptional regulator; protein product: MSDLAATLDVVGARWALLIVERLLDGPQRYGDLQRDLGVPTNMLATRLRELEAAGVLTRLPLRHNTRAYALTDRGIALRDAIDALGRWGREE
- a CDS encoding HAD family hydrolase; this encodes MPLRLIATDLDGTLLDSTSTVTRRTRAALDQARARGIHVVPVTARQPIGLRAIASGAGFDGWALCSNGAYATNLTDGRLLFAEELPPETIRTLADALRASVPGLLFASVREGGETFVAQHGYAEIADLADHKRDPRTMGGVGLDQVLGAPSLKLVIRHPEIAPTALFEALCDLGLTGFEATLSGAPFVEVMAEGVTKATGLARLCEHLEIERRDVIAFGDALNDVEMLRWAGHGVAMADASDVVQDAADETTSSNDDDGVARVIERLLG
- a CDS encoding MFS transporter, with product MTSTPPLATPRLAPLYLAGFITAFGAHGIAAALGAETEDIGWTLLAFGLTLALYDLAEVLLKPFFGALSDRVGVRPVIVGGLLAFSAFSVVGAVVPGMLGLVIGRFGQGAAASAFSPSSSAAVARLTDDATRGKYFGRYGSWKSLGYALGPLLGAVLVVWGGMPALFWALAVLGLGAAVWVAVAVPAVPVLPRTRVTLVDLGRELTAPGFVVPTLVLAATTGALAVAVGFLPLLGRQAGLDTVWSMAIVTVLALASSVTQPFVGAVHDRGRISVRLGTAGGLALIAAGIALAAVTQVPVALVSTALLVGVGVGVATPIAFSYLASSTPPQRMGRTMGSAELGRELGDAGGPLVAGAVATASVPGVGLGVVAALTAGAGALALVGLRRRSGPDAADEAARMR
- a CDS encoding MSCRAMM family protein, giving the protein MARRRAFIRAALSGAVAVALALGGATTAMAEDEPVAGTGSITGVVTSTVDGTALEGVSVHAETDDGLGSADAVTDETGGYSLDGLVDGDYVVRFSTADASFTAEYWNDTRDQWRAERIAVVDGAAVSGIDAALAPAPTGSISGTVTREDDATPVAGVTVTAQGWGGGWASTTTDQTGAYTLPGLADDSYVISFFADGTDLKREYWEDTTDYESATRIVTDGTAVVGIDASLTEGSAIEGVVTRADDGAPIEGVNVSALDANNEIIGATETDATGEYSLGGLPAGSYRVRFGSPDPALVSEYWKDSYSWNGATLVTVTEKESVGNVDAQLGGVGYISGTVTKSADGSPVSAAVILYDVNNAVEDPYIDTDSEGNYRIAVTPGTYRVLFHAYETGVMEEYWEGAREWEDATFVTVGANEEVEGISAALEVVSTITGTVALDSDEDRKVVVEAWSDGELVRSAEANPNTGAYKLVVPEGTYVLKASATFPGSATTAAPQYFDGVATAAEATPVVAVGRATLTGIDFTLIAGTAPEPKPALTLSAASIRAGKEITVSGTGFAPGQKVAFELHSDPVALGSLTADESGALTGSLRVPAGTPAGAHTLVALDASGAVIASVALTVRASSGGAVASGEDALATTGAELPSFAVMMAAAMLLTGLGLVRRRRAHS
- a CDS encoding VOC family protein, which produces MSLFITCPVESVDRATAFYTALGWTLNAEMSDHNVSCFAIAPEQYVMLGSREMYASVGGTEELIGGPDTPSKVTVSFDLDSREAVDALVERAAAAGGHVGDTDDYPFMYQRQFDDPDGYHYSPFWMKPESDPQA